The following proteins come from a genomic window of Populus nigra chromosome 6, ddPopNigr1.1, whole genome shotgun sequence:
- the LOC133697693 gene encoding uncharacterized protein LOC133697693 — protein sequence MRSMEMKPKQITESVIAKLMGLDELPPQQPVQKKPRVLSENYLRRVSSIGVREKNSEPNSCRLSSEEQKDHIEVFQILETLKRHKHRSMSVEKRKIRSSSPGAKVTFRREEFKQSTDVSEDMKLQSSKECHDAQEVIDSKTDNFPKYFQEPEFTKKANNLQGIPHYLQPGLITFVRPLCPSDRRDIGRSRKFWRPSEQGYARKIEDGLGTYSCRKLGLDIANEFLGSQWDLNDGSCLPTTRIVVLKPKPGKAHNAGRYFSSTGAIEVFHSVDRNHEEILNVQNENLYAEVKERKKMDCDSRPARSRSRFSKQISRRMGHGINSISTKAHASEIRGSDNLPKESELMIPSLHVFSDRKNQFHCSDEPYLAREAKKQISERWKTTKKFQQVELVSRCKTLGEMLAIPDCEARPKKFACNPDNYDQVVPGSGGVNSNTPLGTRSLEFRDGGHVRDLPKSRSLLVNFNTVAGPKTMARHKSLRKSSCMISPSIPHLVSENNHSADAVYALQNELENKIEVSNSHGRSSSFLGSSGQNYQTLQDPWVTQGGHKNEGSDGDLSEKNYEVCKSSMSNISSTNVVVNSPADAEIAVPKRSLSYHELLELEPNNCVSLVKDEYSSRDSPTSTQQDISNGISEIESVSSHCSGTDGDPESLMSIEDAYQPSPDSVLEPLFKKEISSTSDCFESVHASLHGLQSHLELMKSEASETYSEGSGMMVSSDEDSGEGGSMDDSDENDKTRFFRAEESRDFSYLVNVLSEAGFDSRNLKMGFDSWHSQEYPISPLVFETLEKKFGEQTSWKRFERRLLFDHINSGLIEILQPSMGVPTWTKPVARRFSFSMGQEMIEEELWMLLVAEEKEASKESGKVLGKDDKWLELSDDVQIIGIEIENCLMDELVADVVSMESF from the exons ATGAGGTCAATGGAAATGAAACCTAAACAAATCACAGAAAGTGTGATTGCAAAATTAATGGGTCTTGATGAACTGCCACCCCAGCAGCCTGTTCAAAAGAAACCAAGAGTGCTCTCTGAGAATTATCTACGAAGAGTTTCTTCTATAGGTGTTAGAGAGAAAAATTCAGAACCTAACTCATGTAGGTTGAGTAGTGAAGAGCAGAAAGATCATATCGAAGTCTTCCAAATATTAGAAACATTAAAGAGACACAAGCACCGTAGCATGTCagttgaaaagagaaaaatacgTTCAAGTTCCCCAGGGGCAAAGGTGACGTTTAGAAGGGAGGAATTCAAGCAATCGACAGATGTTTCAGAGGATATGAAGCTTCAAAGTTCAAAGGAATGTCATGATGCACAGGAAGTTATTGATTCAAAGACtgataattttccaaaatatttCCAGGAACCAGAGTTCACCAAGAAAGCAAATAATCTGCAAGGCATCCCTCATTACTTGCAGCCAGGGCTCATTACATTTGTAAGGCCATTGTGTCCTTCTGACCGCAGAGATATTGGCAGGAGCAGGAAATTTTGGAGGCCAAGTGAACAAGGATATGCAAGGAAAATTGAAGATGGCCTTGGGACATATTCCTGCAGAAAACTTGGCCTTGACATTGCTAATGAGTTTCTTGGATCACAATGGGATTTGAATGATGGGTCATGCCTCCCCACTACCAGGATTGTTGTTCTGAAACCAAAGCCAGGAAAGGCACATAATGCTGGAAGATATTTTTCATCTACCGGTGCTATTGAGGTTTTTCATTCAGTTGATAGGAATCATGAAGAGATTCTCAACGTTCAAAATGAAAACTTGTATGCTGAagtgaaagaaaggaagaagatgGACTGTGACTCAAGACCTGCAAGGTCGAGGTCTAGGTTTTCAAAGCAAATAAGCAGAAGAATGGGGCATGGTATAAACAGCATTTCTACTAAGGCACACGCGTCTGAAATCAGGGGTAGTGACAACTTGCCTAAAGAGTCTGAGTTGATGATACCTTCTTTGCATGTTTTTTCTGATAGGAAGAACCAATTTCACTGTTCAGATGAGCCATATCTGGCCAGGGAAGCCAAGAAACAAATCTCTGAAAGATGGAAGACGACCAAAAAGTTTCAGCAGGTTGAACTAGTTAGTAGGTGTAAAACCTTGGGGGAAATGCTTGCCATTCCTGATTGTGAAGCAAGGCCAAAAAAATTTGCTTGCAATCCTGATAACTATGATCAAGTCGTTCCTGGCAGTGGAGGTGTGAACTCTAATACTCCTTTAGGCACAAGAAGCCTGGAATTTCGGGATGGTGGGCATGTCAGAGACTTACCAAAATCCAGATCTCTTCTTGTGAATTTTAATACAGTTGCAGGTCCTAAAACCATGGCCAGACATAAATCTCTTCGAAAGTCCAGCTGTATGATTTCTCCATCAATTCCTCATCTGGTGTCAGAAAACAATCATTCTGCAGATGCTGTTTATGCTCTtcaaaatgaactggaaaacaaAATTGAGGTGAGCAATTCACATGGCCGAAGTTCCTCATTTCTCGGTTCATCTGGACAAAACTATCAGACCTTGCAAGATCCTTGGGTGACACAGGGGGGGCACAAGAATGAAGGCAGTGATGGGGATCTATCTGAAAAGAATTATGAAGTTTGCAAATCTTCAATGAGCAATATTTCTTCAACTAACGTGGTAGTTAATTCACCGGCTGATGCAGAAATTGCAGTTCCAAAGAGGTCCCTGTCATATCACGAGTTGCTTGAATTGGAACCTAACAATTGTGTCTCGCTAGTAAAAGATGAATATTCTTCTCGAGACTCACCTACTTCTACTCAACAG GATATATCCAATGGAATCTCTGAGATAGAGTCTGTTTCTTCACACTGCTCCGGCACCGACGGAGACCCGGAATCTTTGATGAGCATTGAGGATGCTTATCAACCTAGTCCAGATTCTGTACTGGAACCATTATTCAAGAAAGAGATTTCATCTACCTCTGACTGTTTTGAGAGCGTCCATGCTTCTTTACATG GTTTACAGTCGCATCTTGAACTTATGAAGTCGGAGGCATCAGAAACATACTCAGAAGGATCTGGCATGATGGTTTCTAGCGATGAAGATTCTGGGGAAGGAGGATCAATGGATGACTCTGATGAAAATGACAAGACAAGATTTTTCAGAGCTGAAGAGAGTAGGGATTTCTCCTACCTGGTTAATGTATTGTCCGAGGCAGGTTTTGACAGTAGGAACCTGAAAATGGGCTTTGATTCGTGGCACTCTCAAGAATACCCGATTAGTCCTCTTGTCTTTGAGACCCTTGAGAAAAAGTTTGGTGAGCAGACATCTTGGAAGAGGTTTGAAAGGAGGCTTCTGTTTGATCATATAAATTCAGGGCTGATTGAGATACTACAGCCATCCATGGGTGTGCCGACATGGACAAAACCTGTAGCAAGAAGGTTTAGTTTTAGTATGGGCCAGGAGATGATTGAGGAGGAGTTATGGATGTTGCTGGTTGCTGAGGAAAAGGAAGCCAGCAAGGAGTCTGGAAAGGTGCTGGGGAAGGATGACAAGTGGTTAGAGTTGAGTGATGATGTTCAGATCATCGGTATAGAAATAGAAAATTGTTTGATGGACGAGCTGGTTGCAGATGTTGTTAGCATGGAGAGTTTCTGA
- the LOC133696106 gene encoding glutathione S-transferase DHAR2-like, which yields MVLEIAVKAAVGAPDILGDCPFSQRALLTLEEKKIPYKSHLINLSDKPQWFLEVNPEGKVPVVKFDDKWVSDSDVIVGILEEKYPEPSLATPPEFASV from the exons ATGGTTCTTGAGATCGCTGTCAAAGCTGCTGTCGGTGCCCCTGATATTCTTGGAGACT GCCCATTTAGCCAGAGAGCTCTCTTGACTctggaagagaagaaaattccTTACAAGTCTCATCTCATCAATCTTAGTGACAAACCTCAATG GTTCTTGGAGGTAAACCCGGAAGGAAAGGTTCCAGTGGTGAAATTTGATGACAAATGGGTCTCAGACTCTGATGTGATTGTTGGGATCTTAGAGGAGAAATACCCTGAGCCCTCTCTTGCCACTCCTCCGGAATTTGCCTCTGTGTAA
- the LOC133696105 gene encoding uncharacterized protein LOC133696105, which produces MRSMEMKPKQITESVIAKLMGLDELPPQRPVQKKPRVLSENYLRRVSSIGVREKNSEPNSCRLSSEEQKDHIEVFQILETLKRHKHRSMSVEKRKIRSSSPGAKVTFRREEFKQSTDVSEDMKLQSSKECHDAQEVIDSKTDNFPKYFQEPEFTKKANNLQGIPHYLQPGLITFVRPLCPSDRRDIGRSRKFWRPSEQGYARKIEDGLGTYSCRKLGLDIANEFLGSQWDLNDGSCLPTTRIVVLKPKPGKAHNAGRYFSSTGAIEVFHSVDRNHEEILNVQNENLYAEVKERKKMDCDSRPARSRSRFSKQISRRMGHGINSISTKAHASEIRGSDNFPKESELMIPSLHVFSDRKNQFHCSDEPYLAREAKKQISERWKTTKKFQQVELVSRCKTLGEMLAIPDCEARPKKFACNPDNYDQVVPGSGGVNSNTPLGTRSLEFRDGGHVRDLPKSRSLLVNFNTVAGPKTMARHKSLRKSSCMISPSIPHLVSENNHSADAVYALQNELENKIEVSNSHGRSSSFLGSSGQNYQTLQDPWVTQGGHKNEGSDGDLSEKNYEVCKSSMSNISSTNVVVNSPADAEIAVPKRSLSYHELLELEPNNCVSLVKDEYSSRDSPTSTQQV; this is translated from the coding sequence ATGAGGTCAATGGAAATGAAACCTAAACAAATCACAGAAAGTGTGATTGCAAAATTAATGGGTCTTGATGAACTGCCACCCCAGCGGCCTGTTCAAAAGAAACCAAGAGTGCTCTCTGAGAATTATCTACGAAGAGTTTCTTCTATAGGTGTTAGAGAGAAAAATTCAGAACCTAACTCATGTAGGTTGAGTAGTGAAGAGCAGAAAGATCATATCGAAGTCTTCCAAATATTAGAAACATTAAAGAGACACAAGCACCGTAGCATGTCagttgaaaagagaaaaatacgTTCAAGTTCCCCAGGGGCAAAGGTGACGTTTAGAAGGGAGGAATTCAAGCAATCGACAGATGTTTCAGAGGATATGAAGCTTCAAAGTTCAAAGGAATGTCATGATGCACAGGAAGTTATTGATTCAAAGACtgataattttccaaaatatttCCAGGAACCAGAGTTCACCAAGAAAGCAAATAATCTGCAAGGCATCCCTCATTACTTGCAGCCAGGGCTCATTACATTTGTAAGGCCATTGTGTCCTTCTGACCGCAGAGATATTGGCAGGAGCAGGAAATTTTGGAGGCCAAGTGAACAAGGATATGCAAGGAAAATTGAAGATGGCCTTGGGACATATTCCTGCAGAAAACTTGGCCTTGACATTGCTAATGAGTTTCTTGGATCACAATGGGATTTGAATGATGGGTCATGCCTCCCCACTACCAGGATTGTTGTTCTGAAACCAAAGCCAGGAAAGGCACATAATGCTGGAAGATATTTTTCATCTACCGGTGCTATTGAGGTTTTTCATTCAGTTGATAGGAATCATGAAGAGATTCTCAACGTTCAAAATGAAAACTTGTATGCTGAagtgaaagaaaggaagaagatgGACTGTGACTCAAGACCTGCAAGGTCGAGGTCTAGGTTTTCAAAGCAAATAAGCAGAAGAATGGGGCATGGGATAAACAGCATTTCTACTAAGGCACACGCGTCTGAAATCAGGGGTAGTGACAACTTTCCTAAAGAGTCTGAGTTGATGATACCTTCTTTGCATGTTTTTTCTGATAGGAAGAACCAATTTCACTGTTCAGATGAGCCATATCTGGCCAGGGAAGCCAAGAAACAAATCTCTGAAAGATGGAAGACGACCAAAAAGTTTCAGCAGGTTGAACTAGTTAGTAGGTGTAAAACCTTGGGGGAAATGCTTGCCATTCCTGATTGTGAAGCAAGGCCAAAAAAATTTGCTTGCAATCCTGATAACTATGATCAAGTCGTTCCTGGCAGTGGAGGTGTGAACTCTAATACTCCTTTAGGCACAAGAAGCCTGGAATTTCGGGATGGTGGGCATGTCAGAGACTTACCAAAATCCAGATCTCTTCTTGTGAATTTTAATACAGTTGCAGGTCCTAAAACCATGGCCAGACATAAATCTCTTCGAAAGTCCAGCTGTATGATTTCTCCATCAATTCCTCATCTGGTGTCAGAAAACAATCATTCTGCAGATGCTGTTTATGCTCTtcaaaatgaactggaaaacaaAATTGAGGTGAGCAATTCACATGGCCGAAGTTCCTCATTTCTCGGTTCATCTGGACAAAACTATCAGACCTTGCAAGATCCTTGGGTGACACAGGGGGGGCACAAGAATGAAGGCAGTGATGGGGATCTATCTGAAAAGAATTATGAAGTTTGCAAATCTTCAATGAGCAATATTTCTTCAACTAACGTGGTAGTTAATTCACCGGCTGATGCAGAAATTGCAGTTCCAAAGAGGTCCCTGTCATATCACGAGTTGCTTGAATTGGAACCTAACAATTGTGTCTCGCTAGTAAAAGATGAATATTCTTCTCGAGACTCACCTACTTCTACTCAACAGGTATGA